The following proteins come from a genomic window of Salvia hispanica cultivar TCC Black 2014 chromosome 4, UniMelb_Shisp_WGS_1.0, whole genome shotgun sequence:
- the LOC125219513 gene encoding transcription factor MYB83, which translates to MRKPEHNVGMVKEKVGVKAKLRKGLWSPEEDEKLMNYMVTNGQGCWSDIARNAGLQRCGKSCRLRWINYLRPDLKRGAFSPQEEHLIIHLHSILGNRWSQIAARLPGRTDNEIKNFWNSTIKKRLKNAGNTTTTTTTSSSPNNSDSSDHHPLKAGGATVFMQEYEVAGVCMDSSSSSCSSLATQFGNPFIPLMDHHHHHHNNNNIFDINGVVPMFNLGHEAGVETLGGALGDYGAMEPYVMGLENDLSVPGLEVNNNNTTSNYDKNISVNDAHYLSNNNNNNNNDHGSIKVEELVGVGNHWQGETFKMGELDWEGLLANVSSLPYLDFHLE; encoded by the exons ATGAGGAAGCCTGAGCATAATGTGGGGATGGTGAAGGAGAAAGTGGGAGTGAAGGCGAAGCTGAGGAAGGGGCTGTGGTCGCCGGAGGAGGATGAGAAGCTGATGAATTACATGGTGACGAATGGGCAAGGGTGTTGGAGCGACATTGCCAGAAACGCGGGGCTGCAGCGCTGTGGGAAGAGCTGCCGCCTGCGTTGGATCAACTATCTTCGCCCGGATCTTAAGCGCGGCGCCTTCTCCCCTCAGGAGGAGCATCTCATCATCCACTTGCATTCCATTCTTGGCAACAG GTGGTCTCAAATCGCAGCCCGTCTTCCCGGAAGGACTGACAACGAGATCAAGAACTTCTGGAACTCAACAATCAAAAAGAGGTTAAAGAATGCCGGCaacaccactaccaccaccaccacctcatCGTCTCCGAACAACAGCGACTCCTCCGACCACCACCCCCTCAAGGCCGGAGGGGCCACCGTGTTCATGCAAGAGTACGAGGTAGCCGGCGTCTGCATGGACTCCTCGTCTTCCTCGTGCTCGTCCCTCGCCACCCAATTCGGCAACCCTTTCATCCCCCTCATGGatcatcaccaccaccaccacaacaacaacaacatatTCGACATAAACGGCGTCGTTCCAATGTTCAATTTGGGACATGAGGCTGGTGTGGAAACCCTAGGGGGGGCTTTGGGGGACTATGGGGCAATGGAGCCCTATGTGATGGGATTGGAAAATGACCTTTCTGTCCCTGGATTGGAAGttaacaacaacaacactACTTCCAATTATGACAAGAACATTAGTGTCAACGATGCCCATTATCTTAGtaacaataataacaataataataatgatcaTGGAAGCATCAAAGTAGAGGAATTGGTTGGGGTTGGGAATCATTGGCAAGGAGAAACCTTCAAAATGGGAGAATTGGATTGGGAGGGTTTGTTGGCTAATGTCTCCTCCTTACCTTACCTTGATTTCCATCTTGAATAA